The following coding sequences lie in one Mesorhizobium sp. NZP2298 genomic window:
- a CDS encoding flavin reductase family protein, producing the protein MQDLPLAKVYQLLEPGPVVLLTTADRGKANVMTMSWHMMLEFEPPLVACVVSEGDYSFAALRKTKECVIAIPAVQLAAKVVKIGNCSGRDVSKFEEFELTPKPAEWVSAPLIVECFANLECKVTNTRFVNRYDLFVLEVVKAWIDPAQTDPKTIHHHGYGKFVVDGETMMLPSKMR; encoded by the coding sequence ATGCAGGATCTGCCGCTGGCGAAGGTCTATCAGCTTCTCGAACCAGGACCGGTCGTCCTGCTAACGACCGCGGATCGCGGCAAGGCCAATGTCATGACCATGTCTTGGCACATGATGCTGGAGTTCGAGCCGCCGCTGGTCGCCTGCGTGGTCAGCGAGGGCGATTACAGCTTCGCCGCGCTGCGCAAGACCAAGGAATGCGTCATCGCGATCCCTGCCGTCCAACTGGCCGCAAAGGTCGTCAAGATCGGCAACTGTTCAGGACGCGACGTGTCGAAGTTCGAGGAATTCGAGCTGACGCCAAAGCCGGCGGAATGGGTCTCTGCCCCTTTGATCGTGGAATGCTTCGCCAACCTCGAGTGCAAGGTGACCAATACGCGCTTCGTCAATCGATACGATCTCTTCGTGCTGGAGGTGGTCAAAGCGTGGATCGATCCGGCGCAGACAGACCCCAAGACAATCCATCACCACGGCTATGGAAAATTCGTCGTCGATGGCGAGACGATGATGCTTCCGTCCAAGATGAGGTGA
- a CDS encoding lysylphosphatidylglycerol synthase transmembrane domain-containing protein — translation MVADVSRSASTSEGVTPSPEAVLVNLPDHPHATLGMMAGWGAGLLVLAGLVTFILHFGDFETFLTTLRRADPLWLAAAALCQLATYGCAAGVWWCVLRRTGAARPLTSLLSLALVELFANQALPSGGVSGSIMVIRGLVRRGVGSPAAITALLVAGLSYYTAYLLAGLSAFVLLWHFGDLSGAWLSLSIAFVAVVVLLAGAVLAVTRSRGRFIPHAVLRWQPAIRFSALLRQVRLDTIRDGRVVFEAVVFQCAVFLLDAATLWCAGHAVGLALSPASAFMSFVLASVVATLSPIPLGLGTFEGTCVGMLHLLGGGLETSLAATLILRGFTLWLPMLPGLWLIRREMKAMPTGATSPQGTAQA, via the coding sequence ATGGTGGCTGACGTCTCGCGGTCAGCTTCAACAAGCGAAGGCGTAACGCCTTCGCCCGAGGCAGTTCTTGTCAACCTGCCCGATCATCCCCATGCCACATTGGGGATGATGGCGGGATGGGGCGCCGGGCTGTTGGTCCTTGCTGGCCTCGTTACCTTCATCCTTCATTTCGGTGACTTCGAGACATTTCTGACGACGCTGCGTCGGGCGGATCCGCTCTGGCTTGCCGCCGCGGCGCTCTGTCAACTCGCGACCTATGGCTGTGCCGCCGGCGTATGGTGGTGCGTCCTGCGCCGGACAGGAGCTGCGCGGCCATTGACCAGCCTGCTCAGCCTGGCGCTGGTCGAGCTCTTCGCCAATCAAGCTCTTCCGAGCGGCGGGGTGAGCGGCAGCATCATGGTCATTCGCGGTCTCGTGCGGCGCGGCGTTGGATCGCCAGCGGCGATCACGGCGCTTCTGGTTGCGGGCCTCTCCTATTATACGGCCTATCTGCTGGCCGGTCTGTCCGCGTTCGTCCTGCTGTGGCATTTCGGTGATCTTAGCGGGGCATGGCTCTCGCTCTCCATCGCCTTCGTGGCGGTCGTGGTGCTGCTTGCCGGGGCGGTGCTGGCGGTGACCCGTTCGCGTGGGCGGTTCATTCCCCACGCGGTGCTGCGTTGGCAGCCAGCCATCAGGTTCTCCGCCCTGCTTCGCCAGGTTCGCCTTGATACCATTCGTGACGGCCGCGTGGTTTTCGAGGCTGTCGTCTTCCAGTGTGCGGTTTTCCTGCTCGATGCGGCGACGCTCTGGTGTGCCGGCCACGCCGTGGGTCTGGCGCTTTCCCCGGCAAGTGCCTTCATGAGCTTCGTGTTGGCTTCGGTGGTAGCCACGTTGTCGCCCATCCCGTTGGGGCTCGGCACGTTCGAAGGAACATGCGTCGGCATGCTCCACCTTCTGGGAGGCGGCCTCGAAACCAGCCTTGCAGCAACGCTCATTCTGCGCGGTTTTACGCTCTGGCTTCCGATGCTGCCGGGTCTGTGGCTGATCCGGAGGGAAATGAAGGCGATGCCGACAGGCGCCACATCACCCCAGGGAACGGCCCAAGCGTGA
- a CDS encoding zinc-dependent alcohol dehydrogenase family protein: MKALVYEGPGKKSLEERPVPGINAATDAIVKVTKTTICGTDLHILKGDVPTCTPGRILGHEGVGIVEEVGAGVTQFKKGDHVLISCISACGKCEYCRKGMYSHCTTGGWILGNTIDGTQAEYVRIPHADTSLYPIPEGADEEALVMLSDILPTGFECGVLNGKVEPGATVAIVGSGPIGLAALLTAQFYSPAEIIMVDLDENRLETARRFGATQTVKASGEEAKRQVLALTGGRGVDAAIEAVGIPPTFELCQEIVAPGGTIANIGVHGTKVDLHLEKLWSQNIAITTRLVDTVTTPMLLKTVRSGKIDPSKLITHRFKLDQILDAYETFGSAAKTHALKVIIEAA, from the coding sequence ATGAAAGCGCTCGTTTATGAAGGACCGGGGAAGAAATCCCTTGAGGAACGCCCGGTGCCTGGAATCAATGCCGCGACCGACGCGATCGTAAAGGTCACCAAGACCACGATCTGCGGTACCGACCTCCATATCCTGAAAGGCGATGTGCCCACCTGCACGCCCGGCCGCATTCTTGGCCACGAAGGCGTCGGTATCGTTGAAGAGGTTGGCGCCGGAGTGACCCAGTTCAAGAAGGGCGACCATGTCCTGATCTCCTGCATCTCGGCATGCGGCAAATGCGAATATTGCCGGAAAGGCATGTATTCCCACTGCACGACAGGCGGTTGGATACTCGGCAACACGATCGATGGCACGCAGGCCGAATATGTGCGCATCCCCCATGCAGACACCAGCCTCTACCCGATCCCGGAAGGAGCCGATGAAGAAGCTCTGGTGATGCTGAGCGACATATTGCCGACCGGCTTCGAATGCGGCGTGCTCAACGGCAAGGTGGAGCCCGGCGCGACGGTCGCCATCGTCGGTTCCGGACCGATCGGACTTGCCGCATTGCTTACGGCACAGTTCTACTCGCCGGCCGAGATCATCATGGTCGACCTCGATGAGAACCGGCTGGAGACCGCAAGGCGCTTCGGTGCCACGCAGACCGTGAAGGCGAGCGGCGAAGAGGCCAAACGGCAGGTACTTGCCCTTACCGGTGGACGTGGTGTCGATGCGGCGATCGAGGCAGTCGGAATTCCACCCACATTCGAACTGTGCCAGGAAATCGTCGCGCCCGGCGGCACGATCGCCAATATCGGCGTCCACGGCACCAAGGTGGACCTGCATCTCGAAAAACTGTGGTCACAGAACATCGCCATCACCACGCGGCTGGTGGACACCGTCACCACGCCGATGCTGCTCAAGACGGTTCGTTCAGGCAAGATCGATCCGTCGAAGCTGATCACGCACCGCTTCAAGCTCGATCAGATCCTGGATGCCTACGAAACGTTCGGAAGCGCGGCGAAGACCCATGCTCTCAAGGTCATCATCGAAGCGGCTTGA
- the mgtA gene encoding magnesium-translocating P-type ATPase, translating to MDVQSVTNASKTDIYWSRPIEDLFIDLRARTTGLSEPEALTRLNEVGPNAIGRKGTATALGTFARQFRSPLVLILVFAAIVSVFVGEGSEAVIIGVIVLASCTLSFTQEYGASKAMQALTARISRKAQVLRGGVETSVAAEELVPGDVVRLSAGNLVPADGVLLEARDFNVSESALTGETFPVVKAPGLSAPDAQISQRNNTVFTGTSVRSGTATMVVARTGDRTEFASIAAVVARNVPETEFSRGIRRFGYLMTEIMLVIVILVFFANLLLHRPPIDSLLFSLALAVGLTPELLPAIISVTLARGARTMAANGVIVRRLDAIENLGSMDLLCTDKTGTLTEGVIHLDACNGIDGAPSPDVHRWALLNATLQTGMANPLDEAIAADAKPDDRLSEYSKVDEIPYDFIRKRLSVVVRGPSGNDLMICKGAVQNVLDVCSSVVTGTETKPLDAAYRTAIDRMVHDWCMQGYRVLGLAVRHLARQDAYRMEDETGFSFAGFLLFLDPPKPGMAEILESLKDRGIAVKVISGDNRYVVAHLAETVGLGHKNILTGEELTKLTKEALFGRVQSTDLFVEIDPNQKERIIEALRRRGHVVGYLGDGINDAPALHEADVGISVDGAVDVAREAADMILLKRDLGVLSRGVDDGRATFANTMKYISIATSANFGNMVSMAIASLALPFLPLLAPQILLNNFLADIPALAIATDTVDPDQTTKPRHWDIGFVRRFMVTFGLISSAFDFLTFGFLLLLAKADPATFQTSWFVESLATQLGILLVIRTHKAFWRSRPSALLCWLALGVAVLAFATPYLPYANWLGFVPLPLSIMTGLIIITVLYLAVSEVTKSWFFARERNRGRHRPNHKRLRRIRKSYR from the coding sequence ATGGATGTTCAAAGCGTCACCAACGCGTCCAAGACAGACATCTACTGGTCAAGGCCAATTGAAGACCTCTTCATCGACCTACGTGCGAGGACGACCGGCCTTTCCGAACCGGAAGCGCTGACGCGCCTAAACGAAGTCGGTCCGAACGCAATCGGCCGTAAAGGGACTGCCACCGCGCTCGGCACATTCGCGCGACAGTTCCGCAGCCCGCTGGTGTTGATCCTCGTATTTGCGGCAATCGTCTCCGTCTTTGTCGGAGAAGGCAGCGAAGCGGTGATCATTGGTGTTATCGTCCTGGCAAGTTGTACTCTCAGCTTCACGCAGGAGTATGGCGCCTCAAAAGCGATGCAAGCGCTGACGGCGCGGATATCGCGCAAGGCGCAAGTGCTGCGCGGCGGGGTGGAAACGTCCGTTGCCGCAGAAGAGTTGGTGCCCGGCGATGTCGTAAGGCTGTCAGCAGGCAACCTTGTGCCCGCCGACGGGGTGCTCCTGGAGGCACGTGACTTCAACGTCTCCGAATCGGCACTGACCGGCGAGACCTTCCCTGTGGTGAAGGCACCAGGCCTATCGGCGCCCGATGCCCAGATCAGCCAGCGCAACAACACCGTCTTTACCGGGACGTCGGTGCGCAGCGGCACCGCAACGATGGTCGTGGCCAGAACTGGCGACCGAACGGAGTTCGCCTCGATCGCGGCGGTCGTGGCGCGCAACGTGCCAGAGACCGAATTCAGCCGGGGAATCCGTCGCTTCGGCTATCTGATGACCGAAATCATGCTGGTCATCGTCATATTGGTGTTCTTCGCCAATCTCCTGCTTCACCGCCCGCCGATCGACTCGCTGTTGTTTTCCCTGGCGCTCGCCGTCGGCCTGACGCCGGAACTTTTGCCCGCCATCATCAGTGTCACGCTTGCGCGCGGCGCCCGCACGATGGCGGCCAATGGAGTCATCGTGCGCCGGCTCGATGCGATCGAAAATCTCGGCAGCATGGATCTCCTTTGCACCGACAAGACGGGAACGCTCACGGAAGGCGTCATCCATCTCGACGCCTGCAATGGCATTGACGGCGCACCGTCGCCGGATGTGCATCGCTGGGCCTTGCTCAACGCGACGCTTCAGACCGGGATGGCCAATCCGCTGGACGAGGCGATCGCCGCCGACGCAAAGCCGGACGATCGGCTTTCCGAGTACTCCAAGGTCGACGAGATTCCGTACGACTTCATCCGTAAACGGCTCTCGGTGGTGGTGCGGGGGCCGAGCGGCAACGACCTGATGATTTGCAAGGGCGCGGTCCAGAACGTGCTCGACGTCTGCTCGTCAGTCGTGACAGGAACGGAGACCAAGCCGCTCGACGCGGCGTACCGAACCGCAATCGATAGGATGGTGCATGACTGGTGCATGCAGGGCTACCGTGTACTCGGCCTCGCCGTCCGCCACCTCGCCCGGCAGGATGCATACCGCATGGAAGACGAGACCGGATTTTCATTCGCCGGCTTTCTTCTCTTTCTCGACCCGCCAAAGCCCGGGATGGCGGAAATACTGGAATCGCTGAAAGATCGCGGCATCGCCGTCAAGGTCATCAGTGGCGACAATCGCTACGTGGTGGCGCATCTGGCCGAAACCGTTGGACTTGGCCACAAGAACATTCTCACGGGCGAGGAACTCACCAAGCTTACAAAGGAGGCGCTGTTTGGCCGGGTGCAGAGCACGGATCTGTTCGTTGAGATCGATCCCAACCAGAAGGAGCGGATCATAGAAGCACTGAGGCGACGCGGCCACGTCGTCGGCTATCTCGGCGACGGTATCAACGATGCCCCTGCCTTGCATGAAGCCGATGTCGGCATCTCCGTCGACGGCGCAGTGGACGTGGCGCGCGAGGCCGCCGACATGATCCTGCTCAAGCGCGATCTCGGCGTTTTGTCGCGCGGGGTCGACGATGGGCGCGCGACCTTCGCCAACACGATGAAGTACATTTCCATCGCGACCAGTGCCAATTTCGGCAACATGGTTTCGATGGCGATCGCATCGTTGGCGCTGCCGTTCCTGCCGCTGCTCGCCCCGCAGATTCTGCTCAACAATTTTCTCGCGGACATTCCGGCGCTAGCGATCGCCACCGACACTGTCGACCCCGACCAGACCACCAAGCCAAGGCATTGGGACATCGGCTTCGTGCGCCGCTTCATGGTCACGTTCGGCCTCATCAGCTCCGCCTTCGACTTCTTGACCTTCGGTTTCCTTCTTCTGCTGGCGAAGGCAGACCCGGCAACTTTCCAGACCAGCTGGTTCGTCGAATCGCTGGCTACCCAACTCGGCATCCTGCTCGTCATCCGTACACACAAGGCCTTCTGGCGCAGCCGCCCAAGCGCGTTGCTTTGCTGGCTGGCGCTCGGCGTGGCCGTGCTTGCCTTCGCGACTCCCTATCTGCCTTATGCGAACTGGCTCGGCTTCGTGCCCTTGCCGCTGTCGATCATGACTGGCCTGATCATCATCACGGTGCTTTATCTGGCAGTTTCGGAAGTCACCAAATCATGGTTCTTCGCGCGGGAACGGAATCGTGGAAGACACCGGCCAAACCACAAACGCCTGCGCAGGATAAGGAAAAGCTATCGGTAG
- a CDS encoding BON domain-containing protein, producing the protein MDDSTLKQDIIDELDFEPSIDAADIGVAVASGVVTLTGHVPTYAQKSTVEDVVRRVKGVKGIAEEIEVRPFGTNRTADDEIAKRAINSIDWNTSVPDDAVQVKVQKGWVTLTGKVEWQYQKMAAADAIRDLAGVIGVQNDISVKAHASAFDVKQRIEGALKRSAEVEAQAIRVKVLDGGKVTLEGHVHDWSERSAASRAAWAAPGVNMVDDRLTIG; encoded by the coding sequence ATGGACGACAGCACTTTGAAGCAGGACATCATCGATGAACTCGACTTCGAGCCCAGCATTGATGCGGCCGATATCGGGGTTGCTGTCGCGAGCGGCGTGGTCACGCTGACAGGCCATGTTCCGACCTATGCGCAAAAGAGCACGGTCGAGGACGTCGTTCGCCGCGTGAAAGGCGTCAAGGGCATCGCCGAGGAGATCGAGGTCCGCCCGTTTGGCACCAACCGCACGGCCGATGACGAAATCGCCAAGCGCGCCATCAACTCGATCGACTGGAATACATCCGTACCTGACGATGCCGTCCAGGTGAAAGTCCAGAAGGGCTGGGTGACGTTGACCGGTAAGGTCGAGTGGCAGTACCAGAAGATGGCTGCCGCCGATGCGATCCGCGATCTGGCTGGTGTGATCGGCGTTCAGAACGACATTTCGGTCAAGGCGCATGCTTCCGCTTTCGACGTCAAGCAGCGGATCGAGGGAGCGCTGAAGCGTAGTGCCGAGGTCGAGGCGCAGGCGATCCGGGTGAAGGTGCTCGACGGCGGCAAGGTCACGCTGGAAGGTCACGTCCATGACTGGTCCGAGCGGAGCGCTGCCTCGCGTGCTGCTTGGGCGGCACCGGGCGTCAACATGGTGGACGACCGGCTCACCATTGGCTGA
- a CDS encoding 2Fe-2S iron-sulfur cluster-binding protein, whose protein sequence is MSIHVTVNGQARDVDVPPGSSLLSLLRDDLGLTGAHYGCGHGACGACYVLVDRKAVPACVTVVEHAAGKEIVTIEGLARGEVLHPGPAGFPRRGRHAVRRLHQRHGHFRCGAAGAGAAGGELDTA, encoded by the coding sequence ATGTCCATTCACGTCACGGTCAATGGCCAGGCACGCGACGTGGACGTGCCGCCCGGTTCTTCCCTTCTCAGCCTGCTGCGGGATGATCTCGGTCTGACCGGGGCGCATTACGGTTGCGGCCATGGCGCTTGCGGTGCCTGCTATGTGTTGGTCGACCGTAAGGCCGTCCCGGCTTGCGTGACGGTCGTCGAGCATGCCGCCGGCAAGGAGATCGTCACGATCGAGGGCCTGGCGAGGGGCGAGGTCCTCCATCCGGGTCCAGCAGGCTTTCCTCGACGAGGACGCCATGCAGTGCGGCGCCTGCACCAGCGGCATGGTCATTTCCGCTGTGGCGCTGCTGGAGCGGGTGCAGCAGGCGGCGAGTTGGACACTGCTTGA
- a CDS encoding xanthine dehydrogenase family protein molybdopterin-binding subunit codes for MQCGACTSGMVISAVALLERVQQAASWTLLEELKVKDGVVTTSSWRDCPVATVHDAPNSIEVVFVGDAKFASTGVGEPGAVPTAAAIANTVFAATGKRIRRLPIAAA; via the coding sequence ATGCAGTGCGGCGCCTGCACCAGCGGCATGGTCATTTCCGCTGTGGCGCTGCTGGAGCGGGTGCAGCAGGCGGCGAGTTGGACACTGCTTGAGGAACTCAAAGTGAAGGACGGTGTGGTGACAACATCCTCCTGGCGGGACTGCCCGGTCGCCACAGTCCATGATGCGCCCAACTCGATCGAGGTTGTCTTTGTCGGCGATGCCAAATTTGCCTCGACCGGTGTCGGCGAACCGGGCGCGGTGCCAACGGCAGCAGCAATCGCCAATACGGTGTTCGCCGCCACCGGCAAACGAATCCGGCGACTGCCGATCGCCGCAGCCTGA
- a CDS encoding PAS domain-containing sensor histidine kinase codes for MSGRLLQIIFSRRFEGRVGYFLAAVLVAVVFAIRLGLQTLLGDQAAFILFVPVILVASIAGGIGPGLLAVALSLAGGLYISGFGEDRWLQLIVVTIVGLVIAWMGEMLHHARRAMDRTESALKAREAHLRSILDTVPDATVVIDAHGIINSFSAAAVRQFGYPEEEAIGKNVHMLMPEPYHREHDGYLHRYLATGERRIIGVDRVVVGRRKDGSTFPMKLTVGEMKSPEGVFFTGFIRDLTEREESEARLQEIQGELARLARLNELGEMASTLAHELNQPLAAIANYTQGCARLLRNMDDTVALQMKDALEETARQSLRAGGIIRHLREFVTRGETEKTRENVRGLIEEAGALALVGSRERGIRSVFEFSANNGMVLVDRVQIQQVLMNLMRNAMEAMRESDPRELIVRTLSDGDGHVAIEVADTGPGISDDIAARLFQPFVTSKASGMGIGLSISRRIIQAHGGDISVSRNGEGGATFRFSLPTTGKEQADAN; via the coding sequence ATGAGCGGACGACTGCTTCAAATCATCTTCTCCAGACGATTTGAGGGGAGGGTGGGATACTTTCTGGCAGCGGTATTGGTTGCCGTCGTCTTCGCCATTCGCCTTGGCCTGCAGACATTGCTTGGCGACCAGGCAGCGTTCATCCTCTTCGTTCCGGTCATACTGGTGGCTTCGATCGCCGGGGGAATAGGCCCCGGCTTGCTGGCAGTCGCGCTGTCGCTTGCCGGCGGGCTCTACATCAGTGGGTTTGGCGAAGACAGATGGCTGCAGCTGATCGTCGTCACGATTGTCGGTCTCGTGATCGCCTGGATGGGGGAGATGCTGCATCACGCCCGCCGTGCCATGGACAGGACTGAAAGCGCGCTCAAGGCCCGTGAAGCGCATCTTCGCTCGATTCTCGATACTGTTCCTGACGCGACGGTGGTGATCGACGCGCATGGCATCATCAATTCCTTCAGCGCTGCGGCCGTTCGTCAATTTGGCTACCCAGAGGAGGAAGCGATCGGCAAGAACGTTCACATGCTCATGCCCGAGCCCTATCATCGTGAGCATGACGGTTATCTTCACCGCTATCTGGCGACCGGCGAGAGGCGGATTATCGGCGTCGATCGCGTCGTCGTCGGGCGACGAAAGGACGGCTCGACTTTTCCCATGAAACTCACTGTCGGCGAGATGAAATCACCCGAAGGAGTCTTCTTCACAGGTTTTATCCGAGACCTCACGGAGCGTGAAGAATCCGAGGCGCGTCTACAGGAAATCCAGGGGGAACTGGCCCGGCTGGCCCGTCTCAATGAACTCGGCGAAATGGCTTCGACACTTGCTCACGAGCTCAACCAGCCGCTCGCCGCCATCGCCAATTACACGCAAGGGTGTGCGCGCCTGCTCAGGAATATGGACGATACCGTGGCTCTACAGATGAAAGACGCGCTTGAGGAGACGGCAAGGCAATCGCTGCGTGCCGGGGGCATCATTCGGCACCTGCGAGAATTTGTGACGCGCGGCGAGACCGAAAAAACACGTGAAAATGTCCGCGGATTGATCGAAGAGGCCGGAGCCTTGGCGCTTGTCGGCTCTCGTGAGCGAGGCATACGGTCGGTGTTCGAATTTTCCGCAAACAACGGCATGGTGCTTGTCGACCGGGTGCAAATCCAGCAGGTTTTGATGAACCTGATGCGCAACGCCATGGAGGCCATGCGTGAAAGCGACCCGCGTGAGCTGATCGTTCGGACCTTGTCCGACGGGGATGGACATGTGGCCATTGAGGTCGCGGATACGGGTCCGGGAATATCAGATGACATAGCGGCCCGTCTGTTTCAGCCTTTCGTCACTAGCAAGGCGAGCGGCATGGGCATCGGCCTTTCCATTTCCAGGCGCATTATCCAGGCCCATGGGGGAGACATTTCAGTCAGCCGCAACGGTGAAGGGGGTGCGACCTTCCGTTTCTCACTACCAACAACCGGGAAAGAGCAAGCAGATGCAAATTGA
- a CDS encoding cytochrome b → MSIQARQGYTATQIGLHWIIAAIVIFQLVFGESMNFVVRAIERGTVPTPSEQLWGDLHYWAGWAILGLVAIRLAIRLSIGAPASIQRGWMDVAAQASHTAFYVMLVAMPVLGLLGYYLGDPWADIHTWGKPVFIVLIGLHACAALYHQFWLKDGTLRRILVPTA, encoded by the coding sequence ATGTCGATTCAGGCAAGGCAGGGATACACCGCAACCCAGATCGGGCTGCATTGGATCATTGCGGCGATCGTGATCTTTCAACTGGTCTTCGGGGAGTCGATGAACTTCGTCGTCCGCGCAATCGAGAGAGGCACTGTGCCCACACCTTCCGAACAGCTCTGGGGCGACCTGCATTACTGGGCCGGATGGGCGATCCTGGGGCTGGTGGCGATCAGGCTGGCGATCCGCCTTTCGATTGGCGCGCCGGCATCCATTCAGCGTGGCTGGATGGATGTCGCCGCGCAGGCAAGCCACACGGCCTTCTACGTAATGCTGGTGGCGATGCCAGTCCTCGGCCTGCTGGGTTACTATCTCGGCGACCCTTGGGCCGATATCCATACATGGGGCAAGCCCGTCTTCATCGTTCTGATCGGTCTGCATGCCTGCGCGGCACTTTATCACCAATTCTGGCTGAAGGATGGGACGTTACGGCGGATTCTCGTTCCAACCGCCTGA
- a CDS encoding zinc-dependent alcohol dehydrogenase family protein, with translation MKAMVLTAIGRPLVFMERPDPVPGPGDIRLKVEACAVCRTDLHVVDGDLDHPKLPLVPGHEIVGIIDMVGEGVDRARIGRRAGIPWLGHTCGECPYCRSDAENLCDRPLFTGYTRDGGFATHVVADAAFTFDLDQDAGAVAQAPLLCAGLIGWRSLKKAGDGKRIGLYGFGAAAHIIAQVCAWQGRDVYAFTRAGDVEAQHFAKSLGAVWVGGSDQMPPVPLDTAIIFAPVGELVPAALRGVRKGGVVVCGGIHMSDIPRMPYSILWEERHLMSVANLTRHDAEEFFPIAKKAGVKTYTTIYPLDRANEALADLRAGRLSGAAVLVPQAD, from the coding sequence ATGAAGGCGATGGTGCTTACGGCGATCGGACGGCCTCTGGTGTTTATGGAGCGGCCCGATCCTGTGCCTGGGCCGGGTGACATCAGGCTCAAGGTGGAAGCCTGCGCCGTATGCCGCACCGACCTTCATGTCGTGGACGGCGATCTCGATCATCCGAAGCTGCCGCTAGTGCCAGGTCACGAGATCGTCGGCATCATCGATATGGTGGGCGAAGGCGTCGACAGGGCAAGGATCGGCCGCCGGGCCGGCATCCCATGGCTCGGCCACACGTGCGGCGAGTGTCCCTATTGTCGATCCGACGCGGAGAACCTTTGCGATCGCCCGCTTTTCACCGGCTATACGCGAGACGGCGGTTTTGCGACCCATGTCGTCGCCGATGCGGCCTTCACTTTCGATCTCGATCAGGATGCCGGTGCGGTCGCACAGGCGCCTTTGCTGTGCGCCGGCCTGATCGGTTGGCGCTCGCTGAAGAAGGCTGGGGACGGAAAGCGGATCGGCCTCTACGGCTTTGGCGCTGCCGCCCACATCATCGCGCAGGTCTGCGCCTGGCAGGGGCGCGACGTCTATGCCTTCACGCGGGCTGGCGATGTCGAGGCGCAGCATTTCGCCAAGAGCCTGGGCGCCGTATGGGTCGGGGGCTCCGACCAGATGCCTCCCGTTCCGCTCGACACCGCGATCATATTTGCGCCAGTCGGCGAACTCGTCCCGGCGGCTTTGCGTGGGGTGCGCAAGGGCGGCGTGGTGGTTTGCGGCGGAATCCACATGAGCGACATTCCCCGGATGCCATACTCGATCCTGTGGGAGGAGCGGCACCTGATGTCGGTCGCCAACCTGACACGACACGACGCCGAGGAATTTTTTCCGATTGCGAAGAAAGCCGGAGTGAAGACGTACACCACGATCTATCCGCTCGATCGTGCCAATGAGGCGCTTGCCGACCTGCGCGCCGGCCGGCTGAGCGGCGCGGCGGTGCTGGTACCGCAAGCCGATTGA
- the fixJ gene encoding response regulator FixJ → MDDYVVHIVDDEEPVRKSLAFLLTITGFTVRLHDSATSFLAAAPGLGKACLVTDLRMPDLDGVELLSRLRDAHAMVPSIVITGHGDVSMAVAAMKAGAVDFIEKPFEDEVLIDAIKRAAVLLDKTHDGAADASVVQSRLEQLSDRERQVFAAVVAGLPNKSIAYDLDISPRTVEVHRANVMAKMQAKSLPELVRMALATDFGDQRH, encoded by the coding sequence ATTGACGATTATGTCGTGCACATCGTCGATGATGAAGAACCGGTTCGCAAATCGCTTGCCTTTCTCCTCACGATCACGGGCTTCACGGTACGCCTCCATGATTCCGCCACGAGTTTCCTGGCTGCTGCCCCTGGGCTCGGCAAGGCATGTCTTGTCACGGATCTCAGGATGCCGGACCTGGACGGCGTCGAGCTACTAAGCAGATTGAGGGATGCACATGCCATGGTTCCGTCTATCGTAATCACTGGCCATGGAGACGTATCGATGGCCGTCGCTGCCATGAAAGCAGGCGCCGTGGACTTTATCGAAAAACCCTTCGAAGACGAGGTGTTGATCGATGCCATCAAACGGGCGGCGGTTCTGCTCGACAAGACGCATGATGGTGCCGCGGATGCCTCGGTCGTCCAATCTCGGCTTGAGCAGTTGTCAGATCGCGAGCGTCAAGTGTTCGCTGCCGTCGTTGCAGGCCTACCGAACAAGTCAATCGCCTACGACCTTGATATCAGCCCCCGCACCGTCGAGGTCCATCGAGCCAATGTCATGGCAAAGATGCAGGCAAAAAGCCTTCCAGAGCTCGTGCGCATGGCGCTCGCCACGGATTTTGGCGACCAGAGGCATTAG